In Cotesia glomerata isolate CgM1 linkage group LG1, MPM_Cglom_v2.3, whole genome shotgun sequence, one genomic interval encodes:
- the LOC123271268 gene encoding uncharacterized protein LOC123271268 produces the protein MSSESKNQHVYLVGFQSSALNKRKLPSQRQVLSVFFYNLNFLKQSVRESARNVLNEVNDIWSLTGIPVIKSCNAISKIVRLHNEWILLKKNKSRNTQTQKSKEKRFSLKLDQIFDLALQKSFNQLTETQKEFLSNERRAHRSSPIIFETNSQTDSDEELTRSFSGLSTSTGSKSFPSSGELKREISNFENELPSRLRPKKKKNVIDEKLVATLDRTQTSDRMAAYLVNSVAKNFDVDVDKINTSRSSLRRHRMHQRQATAKNLKEKIIFPSCLVLHWDGKLLDDSESVKKVERLPVIVTGLDFEHILGVPKLVTGDSKNQTDAIIKLLDEWKIKNKIKALCFDTAAVNTGLNNGTCTQLERELNRNLLHLGCRHHIYELVLRSVAETCWPVTSGPNVAIFNRFKNNWENINKEEFETGIEDSEVEIKTRDMKDEILQFISSQIKEYQPRADYKELLDLTYIFGRNSIKSLWIQATWSDAPCKMKQFKVNAKEIPQLRDICLFIVTIYVKAWCQCPNAIKAPNQDLQFLKDIIKYKDINRKISSAAMDTFLRHGWYLSESLAPLSFSTTQYLERLN, from the exons ATGTCAAGTGAATCTAAAAATCAACATGTGTATTTAGTAGGCTTTCAAAGCAGTGCATTGAACAAACGAAAATTGCCATCTCAGCGACAAGtattaagtgtttttttttataatttgaattttctcaaacaaTCTGTTCGTGAAAGCGCACGAAATGTATTGAATGAGGTTAATGACATTTGGAGTCTTACTGGTATACCAGTAATTAAATCATGTaatgcaatttcaaaaattgtaagaCTCCATAACGAGTggattctattaaaaaaaaataagtctcGCAATACACAAACCCAAAAGTCGAAAGAAAAACGATTTTCTTTAAAGTTGGATCAAATTTTCGATTTAGCACTCCAAAAGTCTTTTAACCAGCTCACAGAAAcacaaaaagaatttttatcaaatgaacGTAGAGCACATAGATCAAGCCCTATTATCTTCGAAACAAATTCACAAACAGACAGTGATGAAG agttaaCTCGAAGTTTTTCTGGCCTATCTACATCAACTGGCAGTAAATCTTTTCCAAGTTCAGGTGAACTCAAAcgtgaaatttcaaattttgagaATGAGTTACCTTCTCGTCTTAGaccaaaaaagaaaaaaaacgtGATAGATGAGAAACTAGTTGCGACCCTAGATCGCACACAAACGAGCGATCGAATGGCTGCATACCTAGTGAATTCCGTTGCTAAGAACTTCGACGTGGATGTGGATAAGATAAATACTAGCAGAAGTTCTCTACGACGACATCGCATGCATCAACGGCAagcaactgctaaaaatttgaaagaaaaaattatctttccATCATGTTTAGTATTGCATTGGGATGGAAAACTTCTTGATGATTCAGAAAGTGTCAAAAAAGTTGAGAGATTGCCGGTAATAGTAACAGGACTAGATTTTGAACATATTTTGGGCGTTCCCAAATTAGTTACTGGAGACAGTAAAAATCAAACCGATgccataattaaattattagatgaaTGGaagattaaaaacaaaattaaggCTTTATGTTTTGATACTGCTGCTGTAAATACGG GCTTGAATAATGGAACATGCACTCAGCTTGAACGTGAGTTGAACAGAAATCTTCTTCATTTGGGTTGTAGACATCATATATACGAGTTGGTGCTTAGAAGTGTCGCAGAAACGTGTTGGCCGGTTACAAGTGGTCCTAATGTTGCAATATTCAATCGCTTCAAAAATAATTgggaaaatataaataaagaagaatttGAGACTGGAATTGAAGATTCTGAAGTTGAGATAAAAACCAGAGACATGAAAGACGAAATTCTACAATTTATTTCAAGTCAAATCAAG GAATATCAGCCGCGAGCTGACTACAAAGAACTGTTGGACTTAACTTATATTTTTGGGAGGAACTCCATCAAGTCACTTTGGATTCAAGCGACCTGGAGCGATGCACCATGCAAGATG aAGCAATTTAAAGTAAATGCCAAAGAAATACCTCAGCTCCGAGACATATGTCTATTTATCGTTACAATTTATGTAAAAGCGTGGTGTCAATGCCCTAATGCTATTAAAGCTCCAAATCAGGatttacagtttttgaaaGACATCATCAAGTACAAAGATATCAACAGAAAAATTTCGAGTGCAGCTATGGATACATTTTTAAGACACGGGTGGTACTTGTCAGAATCTCTTGCCCCACTATCTTTTTCGACGACTCAATACCTCGagagattaaattaa